One genomic segment of Streptomyces sp. NBC_00239 includes these proteins:
- a CDS encoding aryl-sulfate sulfotransferase has product MTVDQNTLRRRGVGLIAHDPARSDGGYTLYTPITSAGEIHLVDIEGRTAHTWNSPHPPGRHAQLLPNGNLFYAAKDTAGPTLFPIWDVYHGGIFQELAPDSTVIREVRHPFHHHDASILRNGNLIITVVEPLDPADAARVRGGIPGSEAPGGVVYGDVVYELTWDGEEVWRWAAIDHLDPEEYPLDPHFAREHWPMANTVNESADGSIVLGFRSASTAVAVDRANGSVLWRIGPDTLAQQHHPHELPSGNILVFDNGSYRDTTSVPYSRVLELDPHTGKQVWSYEDNPPQNFYSPYMSSAQRLPNGNTFIAEGSFGRLFEVTPGGDVVWEFVVPQFRSFGEGVGLESSAGAQNSVFRAYRYSAEQLPWL; this is encoded by the coding sequence ATGACCGTCGACCAGAACACCCTGCGCCGCCGGGGCGTCGGCCTGATCGCCCACGACCCCGCACGCAGTGACGGCGGCTACACCCTCTACACGCCGATCACCAGCGCCGGCGAGATCCACCTCGTGGACATCGAGGGCCGCACCGCCCACACCTGGAACTCCCCGCACCCGCCCGGCCGCCACGCCCAACTCCTCCCGAACGGGAACCTCTTCTACGCGGCCAAGGACACCGCCGGCCCGACCCTCTTCCCCATCTGGGACGTCTACCACGGCGGCATCTTCCAGGAACTGGCCCCCGACTCCACGGTGATCCGGGAGGTCCGGCACCCCTTCCACCACCACGACGCCTCGATCCTGCGCAACGGCAACCTGATCATCACGGTCGTGGAACCTCTGGACCCGGCCGACGCCGCCCGCGTCCGCGGCGGCATCCCCGGCTCCGAGGCACCGGGCGGCGTGGTCTACGGGGACGTGGTGTACGAGCTGACCTGGGACGGCGAGGAGGTGTGGCGCTGGGCCGCCATCGACCACCTCGACCCCGAGGAGTACCCGCTCGATCCGCACTTCGCCCGTGAGCACTGGCCCATGGCCAACACCGTCAACGAGAGCGCCGACGGCTCGATCGTGCTCGGCTTCCGCAGCGCGTCCACCGCCGTGGCCGTCGACCGCGCCAACGGCTCCGTGCTGTGGCGGATCGGCCCCGACACCCTGGCGCAGCAGCACCACCCGCACGAGCTGCCGAGCGGCAACATCCTGGTCTTCGACAACGGCTCCTACCGCGACACGACCTCCGTGCCGTACTCGCGGGTGCTGGAACTCGATCCGCACACCGGCAAGCAGGTGTGGTCGTACGAGGACAACCCGCCGCAGAACTTCTACAGCCCGTACATGTCCAGCGCGCAGCGCCTCCCCAACGGCAACACCTTCATCGCCGAAGGCTCCTTCGGGCGGCTCTTCGAGGTGACCCCCGGCGGGGACGTGGTGTGGGAGTTCGTGGTGCCGCAGTTCCGGTCCTTCGGAGAAGGCGTGGGCCTGGAATCCTCGGCCGGCGCCCAGAACTCCGTCTTCCGCGCCTACCGCTACTCGGCCGAACAACTCCCCTGGCTGTGA